Genomic segment of Parageobacillus genomosp. 1:
AGAGCAGAAGGCACCACGCTATCAGCCGGCTTCCCCAAATTGCAGCGCGAACGTCTGGGCTTGGCAATACGGCCGTGATGCCGAGTCGTGTCCGGTGGATACCAATTTGGCGGATCGCCGTCTCCTTGATTTTTTATATTGATTGACAGAATAGTTGCGGCTGTTTCGCTGCAACTATTTTTTATGTTGTTTCTTATTGCCACAGGGAAGCAGTGCAGAAGTAAAATGTGTTGAAAAATATTCTGATTTTATGCCTCCAACGCTATAATGATTATAGGTTGTATCGACTATATTAAAAATAGGAAGGAAGTATGGTTCGATGTCGGAAAAATCATCTATTTTGCTGGAAAGTGGGACAAATGAATTGGAAATTATTGAGTTTTTGCTTGGTGATCAGCGTTTCGCCATTAATGTGATGAAAGTAAGGGAAATTGTACTCCCTCTTCCAATTACGAAAATTCCTCATTCCCACCCTTATATGGAAGGAATTATTGAGCTTCGTGGGGAAGTTCTGCCGGTTATCGATTTGGCAAAAGCGCTTCGTTTTCCTGCTTCTGCCCACCCTGAGCAAGACAAGTTTATTGTTGCTGAATTCAATAAACAAAAGATTGTCTTTCACGTACATAACGTTACGCGCATTTACCGCATTTCCTGGACGCAAATCGAAAAGCCGTCGCAAATGCACCAAGGTTTAGAAGGGCAAGTGATCGGCATTGTCAAACTAGAAGGGCAAATGCTTTTGCTTTTGGATTTTGAAAAAATCATGGTTGATATGAACCCGGATTTAGGCATAAACGTGCAGCAAGTCAAAAAACTTGGAAAGCGGGAGCGTTCCCAAAAAAGGATCATCGTTGCCGAAGATTCTCCATTATTGCGAAAGCTGCTTCATGATACATTATCGGAAGCTGGCTATGAACGCGTCGAGTTTTTTGAAAACGGAGCAGAAGCGCTTGGCTATTTGCAATCGGTTGTTGCCAA
This window contains:
- a CDS encoding chemotaxis protein; the encoded protein is MSEKSSILLESGTNELEIIEFLLGDQRFAINVMKVREIVLPLPITKIPHSHPYMEGIIELRGEVLPVIDLAKALRFPASAHPEQDKFIVAEFNKQKIVFHVHNVTRIYRISWTQIEKPSQMHQGLEGQVIGIVKLEGQMLLLLDFEKIMVDMNPDLGINVQQVKKLGKRERSQKRIIVAEDSPLLRKLLHDTLSEAGYERVEFFENGAEALGYLQSVVANGKDIAEEVQLVITDIEMPQMDGHHLTKRIREDERLKKLPVIIFSSLITDGLRHKGTEVGATAQVSKPEIGELIEMIDNHIL